Below is a window of Allomuricauda ruestringensis DSM 13258 DNA.
TGAAAAAATTTGATTCTTTGAGCGTTCAACACCAATTTGTTTTAAACATTGCGATTTCCTTGGCGGTTTTTGATGCCGTAACGGAACTCTCTGTGCCCAATGTTAAGGTGAAATGGCCCAACGACATTATGTCAGGTTCCATGAAAATATGTGGTATTTTGATAGAAAATATACTTAAGGGGGCCAAGGTGGGGCATTCGATCATCGGAATAGGGCTAAATGTGAACCAAACGGATTTTGAGGGGTTGGACAAAGCATCATCATTAAAGTCGACAACGGGCCGTAACTTTGATTTGGAGGAGCTCCTTCACATAATTTTGGAGCGTATCGGGTTTCATTTGGAGAAAATAGAAACAAAAACTGTTTCTCAACTATTGCCTGCATACGAGAAGGTGCTTTTTAGAAAGGATAAGCCCTCTACCTTTGCCAATGCCCAGGGAAAAATGTTCATAGGATATATCCGCAGGGTGTCACCTTCGGGCAAATTAGTGCTCGAATTGGAGGATAGGGTATTTAAAGCATTTGATTTAAAGGAGGTAAGCCTGCTTTACTGACCTATTTTATCCAGATTATTGGACAAAGTTCCCATAAAATTGGTAATCGGCGCCTTGATCATCATGGCCATCATGGCATTGAACTCACCTTCAAAATTTAATGCTACCTCGCTTTCATTTTCTCCTAAGGATTCAATGTCGGCAGTTAGTGTAAAAGGAAGTTTGTCGCTTGCCGCACCCAAAACAACTTTGTCATGCGGGTTTTGCTCCTTCAGCCTAAGTACAATTTCCGGCATGCCTTTCAACGCAAATTTGAATGTGTTTTCGTCCAATACTTCAAATTTGTCAATATTCTCAGGCATCAAGGTTTCAAAGTTTTTGATGTCCGT
It encodes the following:
- a CDS encoding orotate phosphoribosyltransferase, which translates into the protein MHIEASKKKVAKSDKEVFEFLTDIKNFETLMPENIDKFEVLDENTFKFALKGMPEIVLRLKEQNPHDKVVLGAASDKLPFTLTADIESLGENESEVALNFEGEFNAMMAMMIKAPITNFMGTLSNNLDKIGQ
- a CDS encoding biotin--[acetyl-CoA-carboxylase] ligase, giving the protein MGQHFQILKLDATDSTNLYLKDLLRSENPSDYTVVVTDKQLKGRGQMGAVWQSCGGKNLTFSVLKKFDSLSVQHQFVLNIAISLAVFDAVTELSVPNVKVKWPNDIMSGSMKICGILIENILKGAKVGHSIIGIGLNVNQTDFEGLDKASSLKSTTGRNFDLEELLHIILERIGFHLEKIETKTVSQLLPAYEKVLFRKDKPSTFANAQGKMFIGYIRRVSPSGKLVLELEDRVFKAFDLKEVSLLY